From one Agrobacterium fabrum str. C58 genomic stretch:
- a CDS encoding amino acid ABC transporter substrate-binding protein — translation MRLSVFCLFLTCFAPVTPLQAADEGDTLQQIAKTAKIRIGYREAEPPFSYQLPNGEITGFSTDLCRAISEDIRSKLKLDKIELEYVKATPATRFILVRSGQIDIECAATTNNSERRKIVDFSYPNFMTATQFLSRKQDNLKSLADLAGRSVTSASGTVNIEQLNAVNRAKNLNISVMPTKTNEEAFDLVVAGKASAFVMDGILLAALAATSENPDLYALSEETLSAPEPYGLVFRRNDPAFKAAVNDSLRHMYTSSTIHGLYEKWFTKPIPPNGMNLNLPMAASLKQAYDHPSEYQD, via the coding sequence ATGCGCCTTTCAGTATTTTGCCTTTTCCTCACATGCTTTGCTCCTGTTACCCCGCTGCAGGCCGCCGATGAAGGCGACACGCTTCAGCAGATTGCCAAAACCGCAAAAATCCGTATCGGTTATCGCGAGGCCGAACCGCCCTTTTCCTATCAATTGCCAAACGGGGAAATCACCGGTTTCTCTACCGATCTCTGTAGGGCAATCAGCGAGGATATTCGCAGCAAGCTGAAGCTCGACAAGATCGAGCTCGAATATGTCAAGGCAACGCCCGCGACCCGCTTCATTCTTGTCCGCAGTGGCCAGATCGACATTGAATGCGCCGCCACGACCAATAATAGCGAACGTCGCAAGATCGTCGATTTCTCCTATCCCAATTTCATGACCGCGACACAGTTTCTCTCCCGCAAGCAGGACAATTTGAAAAGCCTTGCCGATCTCGCCGGGCGATCCGTCACATCCGCTTCCGGCACCGTCAATATCGAACAGCTGAACGCCGTGAACCGGGCGAAGAACCTCAATATCTCTGTCATGCCGACCAAGACCAATGAAGAAGCCTTCGACCTCGTTGTTGCCGGCAAGGCCTCCGCCTTCGTGATGGATGGCATATTGCTGGCGGCGCTGGCGGCGACCTCGGAAAATCCTGACCTTTATGCACTCTCCGAGGAAACGCTCAGCGCTCCCGAACCCTATGGTCTGGTTTTCCGGCGGAACGACCCGGCGTTCAAGGCGGCGGTCAATGATAGTCTTCGGCATATGTACACCAGTTCGACCATTCACGGCCTTTATGAAAAGTGGTTCACCAAACCCATTCCGCCGAACGGCATGAACCTGAACCTGCCGATGGCCGCCTCCCTGAAACAGGCCTACGACCATCCGAGCGAATACCAGGACTGA
- a CDS encoding amino acid ABC transporter substrate-binding protein yields MQRSTLWLLLFFLSFLPVAAASDNAQPPTLETIARTGTIRLGFADRNIPFSYLGTGPEPIGYSIELCLRVADSIKRKLALPELKVEFVKRTPSNRIMLLNDGTIDMECVASTNTEERRKAVWFSYSHFITGTRYVALKSSGLNTVADLAGRTVVVTTGTINISQLNVLNRKLGMNIAVLQNDSTEGSFDMVTENRASAFVMDDILLRSFIAETGRPEDYVISNEYLAPPQPYGLMLRHGDTGFRDAVNEALGQIYQSGEIEKIYDKWFNAPIPPNGINLKRPLPGDLAEAFRSPVDTTAE; encoded by the coding sequence ATGCAGAGATCGACATTGTGGCTGTTGTTGTTTTTCCTGAGCTTTCTGCCCGTGGCGGCGGCCAGCGACAATGCCCAACCACCGACACTTGAAACCATTGCCAGGACCGGCACGATCCGGCTCGGTTTTGCCGATCGCAATATTCCCTTTTCCTATCTGGGCACCGGCCCGGAGCCGATCGGCTACAGCATCGAACTGTGCCTCCGCGTGGCGGATTCCATCAAGAGAAAGCTCGCCCTGCCGGAACTGAAGGTCGAATTCGTCAAGCGCACGCCCAGCAACCGCATCATGCTTCTCAATGACGGCACCATAGACATGGAATGCGTGGCGAGCACGAATACGGAGGAAAGACGCAAGGCCGTCTGGTTTTCCTACAGCCACTTCATCACCGGCACGCGTTATGTCGCGCTGAAATCAAGCGGCCTGAACACTGTCGCCGATCTTGCCGGGCGAACGGTGGTGGTGACGACAGGCACCATCAATATCAGCCAGCTCAACGTGCTCAATCGCAAACTGGGAATGAACATCGCCGTCCTGCAGAATGACAGCACGGAGGGCAGTTTCGACATGGTGACGGAAAATCGCGCCTCTGCCTTCGTCATGGACGATATCCTCCTGCGATCCTTCATCGCCGAGACCGGCAGGCCGGAAGATTACGTCATCTCGAACGAATATCTTGCCCCGCCGCAGCCCTATGGCCTGATGCTGCGGCACGGCGATACCGGCTTCCGGGACGCCGTCAACGAAGCGCTGGGGCAGATTTATCAAAGCGGCGAAATCGAAAAAATCTACGACAAATGGTTCAACGCGCCGATCCCGCCGAATGGCATCAACCTGAAACGCCCGCTGCCCGGCGATCTGGCAGAAGCGTTTCGAAGCCCTGTGGATACGACGGCAGAATGA
- the minE gene encoding cell division topological specificity factor MinE, whose amino-acid sequence MSIFSIFRKQKSAPLARERLQVLLAHERASSGTDLVAVLREEILSVIAKHVQIDNDRVHVKMDRDEHVSILEIDVEIPLGAHLRAA is encoded by the coding sequence ATGAGCATCTTCAGTATCTTCCGTAAACAGAAGTCCGCACCGCTTGCGCGTGAACGCCTGCAGGTGCTGCTCGCCCACGAAAGGGCGTCGTCGGGAACCGATCTCGTCGCCGTTCTGCGGGAAGAAATTCTTAGCGTCATCGCCAAGCATGTACAGATCGACAATGACCGGGTGCATGTGAAAATGGATCGCGACGAACATGTCTCCATATTGGAGATCGATGTCGAAATTCCGTTGGGCGCCCATCTGCGCGCTGCATAA
- the minD gene encoding septum site-determining protein MinD → MGKVVVVTSGKGGVGKTTSTAALGAALAQNKEKVVVVDFDVGLRNLDLVMGAERRVVYDLVNVIQGDAKLTQALIRDKRLETLFLLPASQTRDKDNLTPEGVEWVIAELKKHFDWVICDSPAGIERGATLAMRHADVAVVVTNPEVSSVRDSDRIIGLLDSKTLKAERGERMEKHLLLTRYDSVRAERGDMLKVDDVLEILSIPLLGIIPESTDVLRASNVGAPVTLADARCAPAMAYFDAARRLSGEDIPVVIPGEKRGIFSKIFARRAA, encoded by the coding sequence ATGGGGAAGGTAGTCGTTGTAACTTCCGGCAAGGGCGGGGTCGGCAAGACCACCTCGACCGCAGCGCTTGGCGCCGCATTGGCGCAGAACAAAGAGAAGGTCGTGGTCGTCGATTTTGATGTCGGGCTGCGCAATCTCGATCTCGTCATGGGTGCTGAACGCCGCGTGGTTTACGATCTCGTCAACGTCATCCAGGGCGACGCCAAGCTGACGCAGGCGCTGATCCGCGACAAGCGGCTCGAGACGCTGTTCCTTCTGCCGGCCTCGCAGACCCGCGACAAGGACAATCTGACGCCGGAAGGTGTCGAATGGGTCATCGCCGAGTTGAAGAAGCACTTCGACTGGGTGATCTGCGACAGCCCGGCCGGTATCGAACGCGGCGCAACGCTGGCCATGCGCCACGCGGATGTGGCTGTCGTCGTCACCAATCCGGAGGTCTCTTCGGTGCGTGACAGCGACCGCATCATCGGCCTGCTCGATTCCAAGACGCTGAAGGCCGAACGCGGCGAGCGCATGGAAAAGCACCTGCTCCTGACGCGTTATGATTCCGTCCGCGCCGAACGCGGCGACATGCTGAAAGTGGATGACGTCCTCGAAATCCTTTCCATTCCGCTGCTCGGCATCATTCCGGAAAGCACGGATGTGCTGCGTGCTTCGAACGTCGGTGCGCCTGTCACGCTGGCGGATGCCCGTTGCGCGCCGGCCATGGCCTATTTCGACGCCGCCCGTCGCCTCTCCGGCGAGGATATTCCGGTCGTCATCCCGGGCGAGAAGCGTGGCATCTTCTCCAAGATCTTCGCAAGGAGGGCTGCATGA
- the minC gene encoding septum site-determining protein MinC — translation MTKVLTDQRSIRIKGRSFLAVVLSPESPVDQWLERLDDLAARSAGFFLSRPVVLDVSELSLDKAGLKELLAALRERNVGIMGIEGVRPSMIEPGMPPSLKGGKPASDVEVEPVAVAAELPEDKPHASGEVRAVVQSLVINEPVRSGQSIMFPEGDVTVIGSVASGAEIIAGGSVHIYGALRGRAMAGSLGNVSARIFCRKLEAELLAIDGVYKVAEDIDDKLRGQPVQLWLENDTIKAAKLG, via the coding sequence ATGACCAAAGTGCTAACAGACCAGCGTTCGATCCGTATCAAAGGCCGCTCCTTCCTCGCGGTCGTCCTGTCCCCCGAATCTCCGGTCGATCAATGGCTCGAAAGGCTTGATGATCTGGCTGCCCGCTCGGCCGGGTTCTTCCTGTCGCGGCCGGTGGTTCTCGATGTGTCGGAGCTGTCGCTCGACAAGGCGGGCCTGAAGGAACTGCTGGCGGCGCTGAGAGAACGCAATGTCGGCATCATGGGCATTGAGGGTGTTCGCCCGTCGATGATCGAGCCGGGCATGCCGCCGTCGCTGAAGGGTGGCAAGCCTGCTTCCGATGTCGAGGTGGAGCCGGTCGCCGTAGCTGCCGAATTGCCGGAAGACAAGCCGCACGCTTCGGGCGAAGTTCGCGCCGTCGTGCAGTCGCTGGTCATCAATGAGCCGGTGCGCTCTGGTCAGTCGATCATGTTTCCGGAAGGTGACGTCACCGTCATCGGTTCGGTCGCCTCGGGCGCTGAAATCATCGCCGGCGGTTCGGTGCATATTTACGGTGCGCTGCGCGGACGGGCCATGGCGGGTTCGCTCGGCAATGTCTCGGCGCGCATCTTCTGCCGCAAGCTTGAAGCGGAGCTTTTGGCCATCGACGGCGTCTACAAGGTTGCCGAGGACATTGACGACAAGCTGCGCGGCCAGCCCGTTCAGCTCTGGCTGGAAAACGATACGATCAAGGCCGCGAAGCTCGGCTGA
- a CDS encoding HAD family hydrolase — MHSKVPPQTQIFSQEFAAFLFDMDGTLVNSIAVVERVWREWAVANGIEPNAFLQRIHGMRASEVIRREAVPGLDVDAEADMILRAEMDDVEGIIPIPGAADFLASLPAGKWAIVTSAVRELAEKRLAAAGITPPPVMICADDVVNGKPDPEGYRKAAERLGVAPESCVVFEDAPAGIQAGERMGAAVVVINVTHSHPIETPHLAIGSYGELDVVIDGNGGLKLTSSKA; from the coding sequence ATGCACAGCAAAGTCCCGCCGCAGACCCAGATATTTTCGCAAGAGTTCGCGGCCTTCCTGTTCGACATGGACGGAACGCTGGTCAATTCGATTGCCGTTGTCGAGCGCGTCTGGCGGGAGTGGGCCGTTGCAAACGGTATCGAGCCGAACGCATTTCTGCAACGTATCCATGGCATGCGGGCTTCCGAGGTAATACGCCGCGAGGCGGTTCCCGGCCTGGACGTGGATGCCGAGGCCGACATGATCTTGCGCGCCGAGATGGATGACGTGGAGGGCATCATTCCGATACCGGGCGCCGCAGACTTTCTTGCGTCTTTGCCCGCGGGAAAATGGGCTATCGTCACCTCCGCCGTGCGTGAACTGGCGGAAAAACGGCTCGCGGCGGCCGGCATCACACCGCCACCCGTGATGATCTGCGCCGACGATGTGGTCAACGGCAAGCCCGATCCCGAAGGTTACCGGAAGGCCGCCGAAAGGCTCGGCGTTGCGCCGGAAAGCTGCGTCGTCTTCGAAGATGCGCCCGCGGGCATCCAGGCCGGCGAACGCATGGGGGCTGCGGTGGTGGTCATCAACGTGACCCATTCCCACCCGATCGAGACGCCGCATCTTGCCATCGGCAGTTACGGTGAACTGGATGTGGTGATCGACGGGAATGGTGGCCTGAAGCTGACCAGCAGCAAAGCCTAA
- a CDS encoding FadR/GntR family transcriptional regulator, with protein sequence MFVALEPRRLYRLVAEQIRLLIESGELTEGQRLPAERDLAERFGVSRPTVREALIVLEVEGHIHIRMGSGVYVNAAGRQAREKPPVPDAHGPFEILQARCIIESAIAEEAARLATPECIAKLDDIIERMAGALDSSPQALNFDRAFHTAIADIIGNSALNRFTGLIYDERSLSPFFEKLASYFEGPYTWNLAVQEHRAIRDAIAANDPEGAREAMRQHLTLSQKRFSESFGEETIGEE encoded by the coding sequence ATGTTTGTGGCTCTGGAGCCGCGCCGCCTTTACCGGCTGGTCGCGGAACAAATTCGCTTGCTCATCGAGAGCGGGGAGCTGACCGAAGGTCAGCGCCTGCCGGCAGAGCGTGACCTTGCGGAACGCTTCGGCGTTTCCCGCCCTACCGTTCGTGAAGCCCTCATCGTTCTGGAAGTGGAAGGCCACATCCATATCCGCATGGGTTCGGGCGTTTACGTCAACGCTGCCGGCAGGCAGGCGAGGGAAAAGCCGCCGGTGCCAGACGCGCATGGCCCATTCGAAATCCTGCAGGCGCGCTGCATCATCGAGAGCGCGATTGCGGAGGAAGCCGCGCGACTTGCGACGCCGGAATGCATCGCCAAGCTCGATGACATCATCGAACGCATGGCCGGCGCGCTCGACAGTTCGCCACAGGCGCTCAATTTCGACCGGGCCTTCCACACCGCCATCGCCGACATCATCGGCAATTCGGCGCTCAATCGCTTCACCGGCCTGATTTATGACGAGCGCAGCCTGTCGCCCTTTTTCGAAAAGCTCGCCAGCTATTTCGAGGGCCCGTACACCTGGAACCTCGCCGTTCAGGAACACCGAGCGATCCGCGACGCCATTGCCGCCAACGACCCGGAAGGGGCTCGTGAGGCGATGCGACAGCATCTGACGCTGTCGCAAAAGAGATTTTCCGAAAGTTTCGGGGAGGAAACGATCGGAGAAGAGTGA
- a CDS encoding sialic acid TRAP transporter substrate-binding protein SiaP — MKIRLSTLMGATAAILLSALAAQAETTLKWAHVYETSEPFHTDSVWAAEEIAKRTDGRYKVDVFPASQLGKEADINQGLKIGTVDIIISGSSFAARDFKPIGVTYFPYIFRDPSHLIAYTKSDIFKRLAKGYEDKTGNHIAAVSYYGTRHTTSNKPIAACADMAGLKMRVPDVPAYLAMPRACGANTTPIAFAEVYLALQNGTVDAQENPLTTIEAKKFFEVQKNIVLTGHIVDHLNTVVSKNLWSKLSDEDKKIFTDVMQEAAERTTKTIEGREKSLVEDFKKRGLNVAEVDKADFEKNVIEKVKFEDFGYDKADWEAIRAVK, encoded by the coding sequence ATGAAAATCAGATTGTCGACTTTGATGGGCGCAACAGCCGCCATCCTGCTTTCCGCCTTAGCGGCGCAGGCGGAAACCACTCTGAAATGGGCGCATGTCTACGAAACATCCGAACCGTTCCACACGGATTCGGTCTGGGCTGCGGAAGAAATCGCCAAACGCACCGACGGCCGTTACAAGGTGGATGTTTTCCCGGCCTCGCAGCTTGGCAAGGAAGCCGATATCAACCAGGGTCTCAAGATCGGCACCGTTGACATCATCATCTCCGGTTCGAGCTTTGCCGCGCGTGACTTCAAGCCGATCGGCGTCACCTATTTCCCTTACATCTTCCGCGATCCGAGCCATCTGATCGCCTATACCAAGAGCGATATCTTCAAGCGCCTCGCCAAGGGTTATGAAGACAAGACCGGCAACCACATCGCCGCTGTCAGCTATTACGGCACGCGCCACACAACATCCAACAAGCCGATTGCCGCCTGCGCCGATATGGCTGGCTTAAAGATGCGCGTTCCCGACGTTCCTGCCTATCTTGCCATGCCGCGCGCCTGCGGCGCCAACACGACACCGATTGCATTTGCGGAAGTCTATCTGGCGCTTCAGAACGGCACCGTCGATGCACAGGAAAACCCGCTGACGACCATCGAGGCGAAGAAGTTCTTCGAAGTGCAGAAGAACATCGTGTTGACGGGCCACATCGTTGACCATCTCAACACGGTTGTCTCGAAGAACCTATGGTCCAAGCTTTCCGATGAAGACAAGAAAATTTTCACTGATGTCATGCAAGAGGCCGCCGAGCGGACCACAAAGACCATCGAAGGACGCGAAAAAAGCCTCGTGGAAGACTTCAAGAAGCGTGGCCTGAACGTCGCCGAGGTCGACAAGGCCGACTTCGAAAAGAATGTCATCGAGAAGGTGAAGTTCGAGGACTTCGGTTACGACAAGGCCGACTGGGAAGCCATTCGCGCCGTCAAGTGA
- a CDS encoding TRAP transporter small permease, which yields MSQEIHTQVTPEELAHTFDEAPPEVDLKVYAFEDWVTLALFWLMTGCVFLQFFTRYVLNNSYAWTEEIAVNCLIGVVFLGSVMCVRMSRHIQVDVLYHYVPPQVAHAMSILVDVLRILFFAYTSWLMWRYLEIVADEEMVTVALPRNIVFYTVLAAFVLMFFRSVQVFIENMRRGYSVLERPEEFQSAGD from the coding sequence ATGTCGCAGGAAATCCATACTCAGGTCACGCCTGAGGAACTCGCCCATACGTTCGACGAGGCACCGCCCGAGGTCGATCTCAAGGTCTACGCCTTCGAGGACTGGGTCACGCTCGCCCTGTTCTGGTTGATGACGGGTTGCGTGTTCCTTCAGTTCTTCACCCGCTACGTTCTCAACAACAGCTACGCCTGGACGGAAGAAATCGCCGTCAACTGCCTGATTGGCGTGGTGTTTTTAGGCTCCGTCATGTGCGTGCGCATGTCGCGCCACATCCAGGTGGATGTGCTTTATCATTATGTACCGCCGCAGGTGGCCCACGCCATGTCGATCCTGGTCGATGTGCTGCGCATCCTGTTCTTCGCCTACACATCCTGGCTGATGTGGCGTTATCTGGAAATCGTTGCGGATGAGGAGATGGTCACCGTGGCGCTGCCGCGCAATATCGTCTTCTACACCGTTCTGGCGGCTTTCGTTTTGATGTTCTTCCGCTCCGTGCAGGTCTTCATTGAAAATATGCGACGTGGCTATTCCGTTCTGGAACGGCCAGAAGAATTCCAGAGCGCGGGGGATTGA
- a CDS encoding TRAP transporter large permease: MLLLISSFLLLMLIGLPVAISMASASLLYIVFYNVAPDIIAAQRLIAGVESFPLLAVPFFILAGNLMNTAGVTGRIYSFAVALVGWMKGGLAQVNIIGSVIFSGMSGTALADAAGIGTIEIKAMKDHGYPVEAAVGVTAASATLGPIFPPSLPFVIYGMMANVSIGALFMAGIVPGVVMTLLMMITVAVFAYIKGWGSDTPFNLRTIFGASLEVLVVMMVPLGIYILTAFGLSLNLSILIVLVILLACDWYFDFSAVMALMTPVILIGGMTMGWFTPTEAAVAAVLWSLFLGLVRYRTMTFKTLAKSTFDTIETTASVLFIVAAASVFAWLLTVSQAAQLLSAAILTITDSKWIFLVLVNLLMLFVGCFLDTIAAITILVPILLPLVLQFNIDPVHFGLIITLNLMIGLLHPPLGMVLFVLSRVAKLSVERTTIAILPWLVPLFVALLLITFIPAITLWLPTEMGLIR, encoded by the coding sequence ATGTTGCTTCTCATCAGCTCATTCCTTCTTCTGATGCTGATCGGCCTTCCGGTCGCCATTTCCATGGCCTCGGCTTCGCTGCTCTACATCGTCTTTTATAATGTCGCGCCTGATATCATCGCGGCGCAGCGCCTGATTGCGGGTGTGGAAAGCTTCCCGCTCCTAGCGGTTCCCTTCTTCATCCTTGCCGGCAATCTCATGAATACGGCAGGTGTAACGGGACGTATCTATTCCTTCGCTGTCGCGCTCGTCGGCTGGATGAAGGGCGGCCTCGCGCAGGTCAACATCATCGGTTCGGTGATCTTTTCCGGCATGTCCGGCACCGCACTGGCCGATGCTGCCGGCATCGGCACCATCGAAATCAAGGCCATGAAGGATCATGGTTATCCGGTCGAGGCGGCCGTCGGCGTCACCGCCGCTTCCGCAACGCTCGGGCCGATCTTCCCGCCGTCCCTGCCCTTCGTCATCTACGGCATGATGGCGAATGTCTCGATCGGTGCGCTGTTCATGGCCGGCATCGTTCCGGGCGTCGTCATGACGCTGCTGATGATGATCACGGTTGCGGTCTTTGCCTATATCAAGGGCTGGGGTTCCGATACGCCGTTTAATCTCAGGACAATCTTCGGCGCATCGCTTGAAGTCCTCGTTGTCATGATGGTGCCGCTCGGCATCTATATCCTCACGGCATTTGGCCTGTCGCTCAACCTGTCGATCCTGATCGTGCTGGTCATCCTGCTTGCCTGCGACTGGTATTTCGATTTCTCCGCCGTCATGGCGCTGATGACGCCGGTGATCCTGATCGGCGGCATGACGATGGGTTGGTTTACACCGACGGAGGCAGCCGTTGCGGCCGTTCTCTGGTCGCTGTTCCTCGGCCTCGTCCGTTATCGCACGATGACCTTCAAGACGCTGGCGAAATCGACCTTCGACACCATCGAGACGACCGCATCGGTGCTCTTCATCGTTGCGGCAGCCTCGGTCTTCGCATGGTTGCTGACGGTCAGTCAGGCGGCACAGCTTCTGTCGGCGGCGATCCTGACGATCACTGACAGCAAGTGGATTTTCCTCGTGCTGGTCAACCTGTTGATGCTGTTCGTCGGCTGCTTCCTCGACACGATTGCGGCTATCACCATCCTCGTGCCGATCCTTCTGCCGCTGGTGCTGCAATTCAACATCGATCCGGTGCATTTCGGCCTCATCATCACGCTCAACCTGATGATCGGGCTGCTGCATCCACCGCTCGGCATGGTGCTGTTCGTGCTCTCGCGCGTGGCGAAACTCTCGGTCGAGCGCACGACCATCGCCATCCTGCCCTGGCTGGTGCCGCTATTCGTGGCGCTGCTGCTGATCACCTTCATTCCGGCAATCACCTTGTGGCTGCCGACCGAAATGGGCCTGATCCGCTAA
- a CDS encoding L-idonate 5-dehydrogenase, whose amino-acid sequence MQTRVARLYSREDIRVETQDVAPPGPGEVLLAMAAGGICGSDLHYYQDGGFGPVRVREPIICGHEASGHIAALGAGVSGLAIGQLVAVNPSQPCGHCQFCLKGQPIHCLDMRFMGSAMRLPHEQGMFRDRLVVPAKQCATFSDATSPAEAACTEPLAVCLHAVAQAGDLAGAKVLVTGAGPIGLLTIAAARQAGAGIIVATDLTDAALERAPAMGADRTINVAKDADALLPYQDNKGYFDVIFDCSAAGPALRSAFACVRPRGTIVQVGVTGDVTIPLNALVGKEIVWRGSQRFHDEFAIAAGLISSRKIDVRPIISHSFPLGDAKAAFEQAGDRSAACKVQLTFSAD is encoded by the coding sequence ATGCAGACACGCGTGGCACGTCTATATTCCCGTGAAGATATCCGCGTCGAAACGCAGGACGTTGCGCCCCCCGGCCCCGGCGAAGTGTTGCTTGCCATGGCGGCAGGTGGCATTTGCGGCTCCGATCTGCATTATTATCAGGATGGCGGTTTCGGCCCGGTGCGGGTGCGCGAGCCGATCATCTGCGGTCATGAGGCATCCGGCCATATCGCGGCTTTGGGTGCGGGTGTCAGTGGGCTTGCCATCGGCCAACTCGTCGCCGTCAATCCCTCGCAGCCCTGCGGCCACTGCCAGTTCTGCCTGAAGGGCCAGCCGATCCATTGCCTCGACATGCGCTTCATGGGCAGCGCCATGCGCCTGCCGCATGAGCAGGGCATGTTCCGCGACCGGCTGGTTGTTCCCGCAAAACAATGCGCGACATTTTCGGACGCTACCTCGCCCGCCGAGGCCGCCTGTACCGAGCCGCTTGCGGTGTGCCTGCATGCCGTCGCACAGGCTGGCGATCTGGCAGGTGCGAAGGTACTGGTGACCGGTGCCGGCCCCATCGGCCTCCTCACCATAGCCGCTGCCCGCCAGGCCGGCGCAGGCATCATCGTCGCCACCGATCTCACCGATGCGGCGCTGGAACGGGCCCCCGCCATGGGTGCGGACCGCACCATCAATGTCGCAAAGGACGCCGATGCGCTTTTGCCCTATCAGGACAACAAAGGTTATTTCGACGTCATTTTCGATTGTTCAGCCGCCGGTCCCGCGCTCCGCTCCGCCTTCGCCTGCGTCCGCCCGCGCGGCACCATCGTGCAGGTGGGGGTGACAGGCGACGTCACCATTCCGCTTAATGCGCTGGTGGGCAAAGAGATTGTCTGGCGTGGGTCGCAGCGTTTCCATGACGAATTCGCCATAGCCGCCGGGCTCATCTCGTCGCGCAAAATCGATGTGCGACCGATCATTTCCCACAGCTTCCCGCTTGGCGACGCCAAAGCGGCATTCGAACAGGCCGGAGACCGCTCCGCCGCCTGCAAGGTGCAGCTGACATTTTCCGCAGACTGA
- the uxuA gene encoding mannonate dehydratase, whose translation MRHTWRWFGPVDKVTVQDAAQAGAEGIVSALHHITTGDVWPVDEITKRHEAIKAGGLYWDVVESVPVSEDIKTQTGDWKNHIANWQETLRRLSASGIRTVCYNFMPVLDWTRTDLRWETRHGARAMRFDLTDFAAFDIHILKRPDAKADYPDWLLEEAAKRFAEMPDTKIAALGRNIGAGLPGSADGYTLAQLLEKLRSYHGINRGRLQQNLIDFLSEVTPVAEEVGINICAHGDDPPWPLLGLPRILSTEADYAHMLSQVDSRANGVTLCTGSLGARADNDLPFIAGRFADRIHFVHLRNVTRDTDTVPCSFFEDEHLEGGTDMVAVIAALITEEARRRAEGRDDHTIPMRPDHGQEILDDLTRGAQPGYPAIGRLKGLAELRGIERTLSHGRFGLATGKG comes from the coding sequence ATGAGACATACATGGCGCTGGTTCGGCCCGGTCGACAAGGTCACGGTTCAGGATGCGGCTCAGGCGGGCGCGGAAGGCATCGTCAGCGCGCTGCATCACATAACAACCGGCGATGTCTGGCCGGTGGACGAAATCACCAAACGACATGAAGCAATCAAGGCCGGCGGGCTTTATTGGGACGTGGTGGAAAGCGTGCCGGTTTCCGAGGATATCAAGACCCAGACCGGCGACTGGAAAAATCACATCGCCAACTGGCAGGAGACGCTACGCCGCCTCTCCGCCTCCGGCATCCGCACCGTTTGTTACAATTTCATGCCAGTGCTGGACTGGACGCGCACCGACCTGCGCTGGGAAACCAGACATGGCGCAAGGGCGATGCGTTTCGATCTCACCGATTTCGCCGCTTTCGACATTCATATTCTGAAACGCCCTGACGCAAAGGCAGATTATCCGGACTGGCTGCTGGAGGAAGCGGCAAAACGTTTTGCCGAGATGCCGGATACGAAAATTGCCGCTCTGGGGCGCAATATCGGTGCGGGCCTGCCCGGGTCGGCGGATGGTTATACGCTCGCCCAGCTTCTGGAAAAGCTGCGCTCCTATCACGGCATCAACCGGGGAAGACTGCAGCAGAACCTGATCGACTTTCTCTCCGAAGTGACGCCGGTTGCGGAAGAGGTCGGTATCAACATCTGCGCCCATGGCGACGATCCGCCATGGCCGCTGCTCGGCCTGCCGCGCATTCTGTCAACGGAAGCGGATTACGCCCATATGCTGTCTCAGGTCGACAGCCGCGCCAATGGCGTGACGCTGTGCACCGGCTCCCTCGGGGCGCGCGCCGATAACGATCTGCCCTTCATTGCCGGCCGTTTTGCCGATCGTATTCATTTCGTGCATCTGCGCAATGTGACGCGCGATACCGATACCGTTCCCTGCTCCTTCTTCGAGGACGAGCATCTGGAGGGCGGAACTGATATGGTCGCCGTCATCGCCGCACTCATCACCGAAGAGGCCCGTCGCCGGGCGGAGGGCCGCGACGACCATACCATTCCGATGCGGCCCGACCACGGTCAGGAAATACTCGACGACCTGACGCGCGGCGCGCAGCCCGGTTATCCCGCCATCGGCAGGCTGAAGGGGCTGGCGGAGCTGCGCGGCATCGAGCGCACGCTGTCGCATGGCCGTTTCGGCCTTGCGACCGGCAAAGGCTGA